A region of Moorena producens PAL-8-15-08-1 DNA encodes the following proteins:
- the rplA gene encoding 50S ribosomal protein L1, producing the protein MPKKPSRRLQELKKKVEERPYEPIEALKLLKETATAKFSESAEAHIRLGIDPKYTDQQLRTTVALPKGTGQTIRVAVIARGEKVSEATNAGADIAGSEELIAEIQNGMMDFDRLIATPDMMPKVARLGRLLGPRGLMPSPKGGTVTNDIAQAIQEFKAGKLEFRADRTGIVHVMFGKASFSPEDLLVNLKALQETIDRNRPSGAKGRYWRTLYVSASMGPSIEVDIAILRELKLEGAA; encoded by the coding sequence ATGCCCAAGAAACCATCGCGTCGATTACAGGAACTAAAAAAGAAGGTTGAAGAGCGACCTTATGAACCCATAGAAGCTCTCAAACTCCTCAAAGAAACAGCCACGGCCAAATTTTCGGAATCGGCTGAAGCCCATATTCGCTTAGGAATTGACCCAAAGTATACTGACCAGCAACTGCGCACTACAGTGGCTTTACCGAAGGGAACAGGTCAGACGATACGAGTAGCAGTGATTGCTCGGGGTGAAAAAGTCTCGGAAGCTACTAATGCAGGGGCAGACATTGCCGGTTCTGAGGAGTTAATTGCAGAAATTCAAAATGGGATGATGGATTTTGACCGGCTAATTGCTACGCCGGACATGATGCCCAAAGTAGCCAGATTGGGTCGTCTCCTCGGACCACGGGGCTTGATGCCTTCTCCTAAAGGTGGTACAGTTACTAATGACATAGCTCAGGCAATTCAAGAATTCAAAGCTGGTAAACTAGAATTTAGGGCTGACCGTACTGGCATTGTTCATGTTATGTTTGGTAAGGCATCCTTTAGCCCCGAAGACTTACTGGTGAATCTGAAGGCTTTGCAGGAAACTATCGACCGCAATCGCCCATCTGGCGCGAAAGGTCGCTATTGGCGCACTCTATATGTGTCTGCTAGCATGGGTCCATCGATTGAAGTGGATATCGCTATCCTGCGTGAACTC
- the rplK gene encoding 50S ribosomal protein L11, with amino-acid sequence MAKKVVALIKLALPAGKANPAPPVGPALGQHGVNIMAFCKEYNAKTADQAGMVIPVEISVFEDRSFTFILKTPPASVLIKKAAGIEKGSAQPNRTRVGTLTRSQLQEIAQTKMPDLNANDIEAAMKIVEGTARNMGVAITD; translated from the coding sequence ATGGCTAAAAAAGTTGTTGCATTGATTAAGTTAGCGCTCCCAGCTGGGAAAGCTAACCCAGCTCCCCCCGTCGGACCAGCACTCGGTCAGCACGGGGTAAATATTATGGCATTCTGTAAAGAGTACAATGCCAAAACTGCTGATCAAGCTGGTATGGTGATACCAGTGGAAATTTCGGTGTTTGAGGATCGAAGCTTTACCTTTATCCTCAAAACTCCACCAGCCTCTGTACTGATCAAGAAAGCTGCTGGTATTGAGAAAGGGTCAGCACAACCCAACCGCACTAGAGTTGGCACCCTTACTCGCTCCCAGCTGCAAGAAATAGCCCAAACTAAAATGCCTGACCTCAATGCTAATGATATAGAAGCGGCAATGAAAATTGTGGAAGGCACAGCTAGAAACATGGGTGTAGCCATAACCGATTAG
- the nusG gene encoding transcription termination/antitermination protein NusG, with protein MSFAADESQDFDQEVSKPASPRWYAVQVASGCEKRVKTNLEQRIQTMDVGDRILKVQIPQTPTVKIRKDGSRQHSEEKVFPGYVLVQMVMDDEAWQVVKNTPNVINFVGAEQKRRYGRGRGHVKPVPLSYGEVERIFKQTEEQEPIVKVDMAVGDKIMVLSGPFKEFEGEVIEVSPERSKLKALLSIFGRDTPVELEFNQIEKTS; from the coding sequence ATGAGTTTTGCTGCAGACGAATCCCAAGATTTCGATCAAGAGGTATCAAAACCTGCAAGTCCACGTTGGTACGCAGTTCAGGTGGCTTCTGGCTGTGAAAAACGGGTTAAGACGAACTTGGAACAGCGCATCCAGACGATGGATGTAGGGGACCGGATTTTGAAAGTGCAGATTCCCCAAACACCTACGGTGAAAATCCGTAAGGATGGTTCTCGCCAACACAGCGAAGAAAAAGTTTTCCCTGGCTATGTGTTAGTCCAGATGGTGATGGATGATGAAGCTTGGCAAGTTGTCAAAAACACACCAAATGTGATTAATTTTGTTGGGGCAGAACAAAAACGCCGCTACGGGCGTGGCAGAGGACATGTCAAACCAGTACCCCTCAGCTATGGTGAAGTAGAGCGGATCTTCAAGCAAACCGAAGAGCAAGAACCGATTGTCAAAGTAGATATGGCAGTAGGGGACAAAATCATGGTGCTATCTGGTCCGTTTAAAGAATTTGAAGGGGAAGTGATTGAAGTTAGCCCCGAAAGGAGCAAACTCAAAGCCTTACTATCGATCTTTGGGCGGGATACACCAGTAGAATTGGAGTTCAATCAGATTGAAAAAACAAGCTAG
- the secE gene encoding preprotein translocase subunit SecE produces MAKKTKAEPETKETESGFNLGNFFNETKEELAKVVWPSRQQLISESAAVLLMVILSATIIYLVDGLFSWASGQVF; encoded by the coding sequence GTGGCAAAGAAAACAAAAGCTGAACCAGAGACTAAAGAAACTGAATCTGGGTTTAACCTAGGTAATTTCTTCAACGAAACCAAAGAAGAACTCGCTAAAGTCGTTTGGCCTTCTCGGCAACAGTTAATTAGTGAATCAGCAGCGGTATTGTTGATGGTCATTCTGTCTGCCACCATAATTTACTTGGTAGATGGTTTATTTTCCTGGGCATCAGGACAGGTATTTTGA